A stretch of the Rosa rugosa chromosome 5, drRosRugo1.1, whole genome shotgun sequence genome encodes the following:
- the LOC133710805 gene encoding transcription termination factor MTERF2, chloroplastic-like, which produces MFGFCCKRLQLLLPSFSTSVDSVTRLHCFRKASHFSRSYSSKSLLGSEIDKPKEKDGSFTVSYLVNSCGLSPEVALSLSKKRVHFKSREKPDSVIKLLKHYGFNDTSISQLVKKFPEVLGVKPEKTLLPKLEFFSSIGLSGIDIARALCSNPSILKRNVDRNLRPCYDIIKSILVSDLEVVDFFKNSYQLLTVKSVSNIAQNVSVLRKLKVPESSISYYATCQPFVMSLEKEKFHQNVNKVMSLGFHPSTSTTFMKALFVISTTDSSKWAQKMDFYKKCGWTEDDFLVAFSKNPLFMNMTEKNISSKMDFIVNKMALVQPADLAHYPTVLTYSLENRILPRASVIRVLLMKGLITRGDFSFNSLMTYNKKKFLDKFVVPYQPQVPELLSIFAGKMGLVELGIRV; this is translated from the coding sequence ATGTTTGGTTTTTGCTGTAAAAGATTGCAATTACTGCTTCCAAGTTTTAGCACTTCTGTTGATTCAGTGACCCGTTTACATTGCTTCCGCAAAGCATCTCACTTTAGCCGATCATATTCATCCAAATCATTATTAGGTAGTGAAATAGATAAACCCAAAGAGAAAGATGGCTCTTTTACAGTTTCATACCTTGTAAACTCATGTGGGTTGTCACCAGAAGTTGCTCTCTCTTTGTCCAAGAAGAGGGTACACTTCAAATCCAGAGAGAAACCAGACTCGGTTATTAAGCTTCTGAAACACTACGGATTCAATGACACATCCATATCCCAACTTGTTAAGAAATTCCCAGAAGTGCTTGGGGTTAAACCTGAGAAGACCCTTTTGCCCAAACTAGAGTTTTTCAGTTCTATTGGCCTCTCAGGCATTGACATTGCTCGGGCTCTTTGCAGCAACCCAAGTATTTTGAAACGAAATGTAGATAGAAATCTCAGGCCGTGTTATGATATCATCAAAAGTATACTTGTTTCCGACTTAGAGGTTGTTGATTTCTTTAAGAATTCCTATCAGCTGTTGACGGTCAAATCAGTAAGCAACATTGCTCAGAATGTTTCAGTTCTGAGAAAACTTAAGGTGCCAGAGTCTTCAATCTCTTACTATGCGACGTGTCAGCCCTTTGTAATGTCCCTTGAAAAAGAGAAGTTTCaccaaaatgtcaacaaagtcATGAGTTTGGGATTCCACCCTTCAACATCAACGACGTTCATGAAAGCACTATTTGTGATCTCCACTACGGATTCATCAAAATGGGCACAAAAGATGGATTTCTATAAAAAGTGTGGTTGGACTGAAGATGACTTTTTGGTGGCATTTAGTAAGAATCCCCTCTTTATGAACATGACAGAGAAGAATATTTCTAGTAAAATGGATTTTATTGTCAACAAAATGGCTTTGGTTCAGCCTGCAGATTTGGCTCATTATCCGACTGTCCTAACTTATAGTTTGGAGAATCGGATACTACCTAGGGCTTCAGTTATTAGAGTTCTCCTGATGAAGGGCTTAATAACAAGGGGAGATTTTTCTTTCAACAGCTTAATGACATACAATAAGAAGAAGTTCTTGGATAAGTTTGTGGTCCCATATCAACCACAAGTACCTGAATT
- the LOC133709928 gene encoding transcription termination factor MTERF6, chloroplastic/mitochondrial-like, with protein MFGFCCKRLQLLLPSCSTSVDSVTHLHCFRKASHFSSSYSSKSLLVGKIDKPQEKDGSFTVSYLVNSCGLSPEVALSLSKKRVHLKSREKPDSVIKLLKHYGFNDTDISQLVKKFPEVLGVKPEKTLLPKLEFFSSIGLSGIDIARALCSNPSILKRNVDRNLRPCYDIIKSILVSDLEVVDFFKNSYQLLTVKSVSNIAQNVSVLRKLKVPESSISYYATCQPFVMSLEKEKFHEAVKRVMSLGFHPSNATTFMKALFVISITDSSKWAERMDFYKKCGWSEDDFLAAFRKNPFFMNMTEKNISSKMDFIVNQMALVQPADLAHYPTVLTYSLEKWIIPRCSVIRVLLLKGLITRGEFNFNTLLGLNKKNFLKRFVVQYQEQVPELLSIFEGKMGLAELGLGFEEN; from the coding sequence ATGTTTGGTTTTTGCTGTAAAAGATTGCAATTACTGCTTCCAAGTTGTAGCACTTCTGTTGATTCAGTGACCCATTTACATTGCTTCCGCAAAGCATCTCACTTTAGCAGTTCATATTCATCCAAATCGTTATTAGTTGGTAAAATAGATAAACCCCAAGAGAAAGATGGCTCTTTTACAGTTTCATACCTTGTAAACTCATGTGGGTTGTCACCAGAAGTCGCTCTCTCTTTGTCCAAGAAGAGGGTACACCTCAAATCCAGAGAGAAACCAGATTCGGTTATTAAGCTTCTGAAACACTATGGATTCAATGATACCGACATATCCCAACTTGTTAAGAAATTCCCAGAAGTGCTTGGGGTTAAACCTGAGAAGACCCTTTTGCCCAAACTAGAGTTTTTCAGTTCTATTGGCCTCTCAGGCATTGACATTGCTCGGGCTCTTTGCAGCAACCCAAGTATTTTGAAACGAAATGTAGATAGAAATCTCAGGCCGTGTTATGATATCATCAAAAGTATACTTGTTTCCGACTTAGAGGTTGTTGATTTCTTTAAGAATTCCTATCAGCTGTTGACGGTCAAATCAGTAAGCAACATTGCTCAGAATGTTTCAGTTCTGAGAAAACTTAAGGTGCCAGAGTCTTCAATCTCTTACTATGCGACGTGTCAGCCCTTTGTAATGTCCCTTGAAAAAGAGAAGTTTCATGAAGCTGTCAAGAGGGTCATGAGTTTGGGATTCCACCCTTCGAATGCAACGACATTCATGAAAGCACTATTTGTGATCTCTATAACTGATTCATCAAAATGGGCAGAAAGGATGGATTTCTATAAAAAGTGTGGTTGGAGTGAAGATGACTTTTTGGCGGCATTTAGAAAGAATCCCTTCTTTATGAACATGACAGAGAAGAATATTTCTAGTAAAATGGATTTTATTGTCAACCAAATGGCTTTGGTTCAGCCTGCAGATTTGGCTCATTATCCGACTGTCCTAACTTATAGTTTGGAGAAATGGATAATACCTAGGTGTTCAGTTATTAGAGTTCTCCTATTGAAGGGTTTAATAACAAGGGGAGAATTCAATTTCAACACTTTGTTGGGCCTCAATAAGAAGAACTTCTTGAAGAGGTTTGTGGTGCAATATCAAGAGCAAGTACCTGAATTACTCAGCATCTTTGAAGGGAAAATGGGTCTTGCAGAACTGGGATTAGGATTTGAGGAAAATTAA